Proteins from a single region of Sphaerochaeta globosa str. Buddy:
- a CDS encoding HD domain-containing phosphohydrolase, with amino-acid sequence MTRHIVTTDDDPAIRKILQIMLRKEGYMVTACEEGNGLLQLLRQSEESIDLILLDIKMPGFSGFELLEMIRASYPQIPIVMITAFNDLDTGMKAMRMGASDYLAKPVHREALFATVKRVLDEAEKEQQLLDKQMQSQHQRALLETELKEVLTSLQDTTIATLEAFSETIEQKDSYTKGHCNRVRNLSVALGRVLGLPHESLDILEGGSLLHDIGKISIPEEILNKDSSLSKEEYEVIKTHPEAGQRIVAHLPYLKRYIPIVRSHHERIDGQGYPDGLKGEAIPLEVKIVSLADAYDAMTSSRAYRAALPTEIAIEELKFFSGSQFDTDLVNLFIENELYLL; translated from the coding sequence ATGACTAGACATATTGTGACTACTGATGACGATCCTGCTATCCGTAAAATCCTTCAAATCATGCTCCGCAAGGAAGGGTACATGGTTACTGCCTGTGAGGAAGGAAATGGGTTGCTGCAACTGCTGCGCCAGAGTGAGGAATCCATCGACCTCATATTGCTGGATATCAAAATGCCGGGCTTCTCGGGTTTTGAGCTGCTTGAGATGATTCGTGCAAGCTATCCACAGATTCCCATTGTTATGATTACCGCTTTCAACGACCTGGATACCGGTATGAAAGCCATGCGGATGGGAGCCTCCGATTACCTGGCCAAGCCGGTGCACCGAGAGGCTTTGTTTGCTACCGTCAAGCGTGTGCTTGATGAAGCTGAAAAAGAGCAACAACTCTTGGACAAGCAGATGCAGTCCCAACATCAGAGGGCATTACTGGAGACTGAACTCAAGGAGGTCCTTACTTCCTTGCAGGATACCACCATTGCTACACTGGAAGCTTTCAGCGAGACCATTGAGCAGAAGGATTCCTATACCAAGGGACACTGTAACCGGGTGCGCAACCTCTCGGTAGCCTTGGGCAGGGTTCTGGGACTGCCACACGAGAGTCTTGATATACTGGAGGGAGGCTCCCTTTTGCACGATATCGGCAAAATCAGCATCCCCGAGGAAATTCTCAACAAGGATTCCTCGCTAAGCAAAGAAGAGTATGAGGTTATCAAGACACATCCGGAGGCAGGCCAGCGCATTGTTGCACACCTTCCCTACCTCAAGCGCTATATCCCCATAGTAAGAAGTCATCATGAACGCATCGATGGACAGGGATATCCCGATGGGCTGAAAGGCGAAGCCATTCCCCTTGAGGTTAAAATTGTCAGCCTTGCCGATGCCTATGATGCGATGACCAGCAGCCGAGCATACCGTGCCGCGCTACCCACAGAAATCGCTATCGAGGAACTCAAGTTTTTCAGCGGCTCCCAATTTGATACCGATTTGGTCAATCTATTCATCGAAAATGAGCTGTATTTGCTTTAG
- a CDS encoding class I SAM-dependent methyltransferase, with amino-acid sequence MADPWYVSLFKNYAHHYDNESFTQGTLGECDFIEQELGYDKKLKLLDVGCGTGRHTIELTKRGYTVTGIDLSEAQLQRARQKAQEAHLDIPFLQADARNLNFDRCFDAAIMLCEGGFCLMETDRENEAILISIAKALKDEALLIFTTLNGLFPLTHSLDDFYGQVIDAGSACADTHFNPISMRDHNTTSFTDDANKEHSVTSSERYYIPSELTSMLEKLGFSTIEFFGATLGAFSREKPLTSDDFEMLAVAKKQLSDDSLIDLYTRSLQSGLQERAYRLIFSFFCNLQTQLQQQYPQAKVSSLYQGYLDMSYLALVPPRLEQLGLKLAIVYVHANKGFEFWLAARNRGLQDSWREKLRNKVYAPYLLVEKGPGIDAIVSIGLEGNLSFGNQHALITRLCDTLDLMLTDLEKLLN; translated from the coding sequence ATGGCAGATCCTTGGTATGTTTCGCTTTTTAAAAACTATGCCCACCACTATGACAACGAGTCCTTCACGCAGGGTACGCTTGGCGAGTGCGACTTCATTGAACAGGAATTGGGCTACGACAAGAAGCTCAAACTCCTCGATGTAGGCTGTGGAACCGGAAGGCATACTATCGAGCTGACTAAGCGCGGGTACACTGTCACCGGCATCGATTTGAGCGAGGCACAATTGCAGCGTGCAAGACAGAAAGCTCAAGAGGCTCATCTGGACATCCCCTTTCTCCAGGCCGATGCCCGCAATCTGAATTTTGATAGGTGTTTTGATGCAGCAATCATGCTTTGTGAGGGTGGCTTCTGCCTGATGGAAACGGACAGGGAGAATGAGGCAATTCTCATCAGCATTGCAAAAGCACTCAAGGATGAGGCCCTTCTTATATTCACCACGCTCAACGGCCTGTTTCCACTCACCCACTCGCTGGATGACTTCTATGGCCAAGTAATTGATGCAGGCTCGGCGTGTGCCGATACTCATTTCAACCCAATTTCCATGCGTGATCACAATACGACATCCTTTACCGATGATGCAAACAAGGAACACTCCGTTACAAGCAGCGAGCGCTATTACATCCCAAGCGAGCTTACCTCGATGCTTGAAAAGCTTGGCTTCTCCACCATAGAGTTCTTTGGGGCAACACTGGGTGCTTTCAGCAGGGAAAAGCCATTGACGTCCGATGATTTTGAGATGCTGGCCGTTGCCAAAAAACAGCTGAGTGATGATTCACTGATCGATCTCTACACCCGGAGTCTGCAGTCGGGTTTGCAAGAGAGAGCCTATCGCTTGATCTTCTCGTTCTTTTGCAACCTGCAAACACAGTTGCAACAGCAGTATCCCCAAGCAAAGGTCAGCTCGCTCTACCAAGGGTATCTGGATATGAGCTACCTGGCACTGGTTCCCCCCAGACTGGAACAACTCGGCCTTAAGCTTGCCATCGTCTATGTGCATGCAAACAAAGGCTTTGAATTCTGGCTGGCTGCACGGAACCGTGGATTGCAGGATAGTTGGAGGGAGAAGCTCAGAAACAAGGTGTATGCACCCTACCTATTGGTCGAAAAGGGGCCGGGCATCGATGCAATCGTCAGCATCGGATTGGAAGGCAACCTCTCTTTTGGCAACCAACATGCCCTGATCACCCGATTGTGTGATACACTGGATCTGATGCTTACGGACTTGGAGAAACTACTGAATTAG
- a CDS encoding TIGR02452 family protein yields MWDAKRWLEQFEKASHEKDYERLHALRRDVFFDTVADVQKGYYLSSSGKQVLLKDDALRLEKSELYQQELQVERPREDRTTRIEVKELDTLKAAQLLSNPLVLNMANRHQPGGGVLDGAGAQEEYLFRVSNYFRFLYQFSDTGSSFMVPRREESYPLDRNYGGVYSPSVSVFRSTEQEGYAKLEQPFEVSCVAVAAISQPNLLSDHTEHYWLEDSFIEPTKRKIRTIFNIAILHNHTHLVLGAFGCGAFKNPPNHIALLFKEVLEEPLYKNQFSHILFAILDNHNSYRWFNPEGNLKPFQKVFEPYQGM; encoded by the coding sequence ATGTGGGATGCTAAACGATGGCTTGAACAATTTGAAAAGGCTTCTCATGAAAAAGATTATGAACGGTTGCACGCGCTCAGGCGTGATGTGTTTTTCGATACCGTCGCTGATGTACAGAAAGGTTACTATCTATCCAGTTCTGGCAAGCAGGTCCTTCTGAAGGACGATGCTCTACGTTTAGAAAAATCGGAATTGTACCAACAAGAACTTCAGGTGGAAAGACCCAGGGAAGACAGGACAACCCGTATCGAGGTCAAGGAGCTGGACACCCTGAAGGCTGCACAATTACTCAGTAATCCCCTGGTTTTGAATATGGCTAACCGCCACCAGCCGGGAGGCGGCGTGCTCGATGGGGCTGGGGCCCAGGAGGAATATCTCTTTCGCGTCTCCAACTACTTCCGCTTTCTCTATCAGTTCAGCGATACAGGCTCCTCCTTCATGGTTCCCAGGCGAGAAGAATCTTACCCGCTTGATCGAAACTACGGGGGTGTCTATTCACCATCGGTTAGTGTGTTCCGCTCGACGGAGCAAGAGGGGTATGCGAAACTTGAGCAGCCGTTCGAGGTTTCCTGCGTAGCTGTTGCAGCCATCAGCCAACCCAACCTGCTGAGCGACCATACTGAGCACTACTGGCTCGAAGACTCCTTCATTGAACCGACCAAACGCAAGATCAGGACCATTTTCAACATCGCAATCCTTCACAACCACACCCATCTGGTCCTTGGGGCATTCGGCTGTGGCGCCTTTAAGAATCCTCCAAACCACATTGCTCTTCTGTTTAAGGAAGTCCTTGAGGAACCTTTGTACAAGAATCAGTTCTCGCACATCCTATTTGCCATTCTGGATAATCACAACTCCTATAGATGGTTCAACCCCGAGGGAAACCTGAAGCCCTTTCAGAAGGTGTTCGAACCCTACCAAGGAATGTAA
- a CDS encoding macro domain-containing protein: MPFFLIKKDITTLRTDAIVNAANTALKMGGGVCGAIFKAAGIEAMQSACEALSPINIGEAVLTPGFNLSATYVIHTAGPVYRDGKHGEQEKLKACYTNSLNLAKQHHCKRIAFPLISSGIYGYPKEEALKIATDAIQRFLLDCEMEVTLALFDSIQIRSTLLGQVGAYLDTAYEPALSRALLNAEIQAMQSVQECGIGSPHYDGLDDLLEHLDESFSDTLLHLIQQKGRTEVEIYKRANLDRKHFSKIRTGGGYVPSKKTILALAVALELSLKETQWLLSLAGYSFSHASKFDVIVEYFLKEHLYDIYCINEVLFSYDQPLLGN, translated from the coding sequence ATGCCCTTTTTCCTGATCAAAAAAGATATCACCACGCTTAGGACCGATGCCATCGTCAATGCAGCAAATACTGCCTTGAAGATGGGAGGCGGGGTATGCGGTGCAATTTTCAAGGCAGCAGGCATTGAAGCTATGCAAAGCGCCTGTGAGGCTCTCTCTCCTATCAACATTGGGGAGGCGGTACTTACCCCGGGCTTCAATCTGAGCGCCACCTACGTGATTCACACTGCAGGCCCTGTCTATAGGGACGGAAAGCATGGAGAGCAGGAGAAACTCAAAGCCTGTTACACCAACAGCCTCAATCTAGCCAAGCAACATCATTGCAAACGTATTGCCTTCCCGCTGATCAGCAGCGGAATCTATGGGTATCCTAAAGAGGAGGCCTTGAAGATTGCTACCGATGCCATCCAAAGGTTCTTGCTGGACTGTGAAATGGAAGTCACCTTGGCCCTCTTCGACTCGATTCAGATACGAAGTACGTTGCTTGGTCAAGTTGGAGCCTATCTCGATACTGCCTACGAACCCGCCCTTTCTCGGGCATTGCTCAATGCAGAAATCCAAGCAATGCAAAGTGTGCAAGAGTGCGGAATTGGATCGCCTCATTATGATGGCCTCGACGATTTGTTGGAACATCTGGACGAGAGCTTCTCCGATACGCTGCTTCATCTGATCCAGCAGAAAGGGAGAACCGAGGTCGAGATTTATAAGAGGGCGAACCTCGACCGCAAGCATTTCTCAAAAATCAGGACCGGCGGTGGATATGTACCAAGCAAAAAGACAATTCTGGCTCTTGCTGTCGCGTTGGAGTTGAGCCTTAAGGAGACCCAATGGCTCTTGAGCCTTGCTGGCTACTCATTTTCCCATGCCAGCAAATTCGATGTGATTGTTGAGTATTTCCTCAAAGAACACCTGTATGATATCTATTGCATCAATGAGGTATTGTTCAGCTACGACCAGCCGCTCTTGGGAAACTGA
- a CDS encoding vWA domain-containing protein, which yields MQTGLTELVFILDKSGSMSGLETDTIGGFNAMLKKQKAVEGECFITTVLFDNEYVSLHNRLPIKAVSPITEKEYCVGGSTALLDAIGRTVHTIENVQKHLESEFQAKQVLVVIITDGQENSSREYTAEAVKDLVKAKQAEHWEFMFLGANIDAVETASHFGIDADRAQSFHADSEGIQVNFNTVCETVTSVRACKAFPKNWNKDIKQNFEKRKK from the coding sequence ATGCAAACTGGATTGACGGAATTGGTTTTCATCCTGGACAAGAGTGGTTCGATGAGTGGCTTGGAAACGGATACCATCGGAGGTTTCAACGCAATGTTGAAGAAACAGAAGGCTGTTGAGGGTGAGTGTTTCATCACCACCGTTCTGTTCGACAACGAGTATGTGTCGCTGCATAACCGCCTACCCATCAAGGCCGTAAGCCCCATTACCGAGAAGGAGTACTGCGTCGGCGGCAGTACGGCATTGCTGGATGCCATCGGCAGGACGGTGCATACGATTGAGAATGTGCAGAAGCATCTGGAATCGGAGTTTCAGGCAAAGCAGGTGCTGGTGGTCATCATCACCGATGGGCAGGAGAACTCGAGCAGGGAATACACCGCCGAGGCTGTAAAGGACTTGGTCAAAGCAAAGCAAGCCGAACACTGGGAGTTTATGTTCCTGGGTGCAAATATCGATGCCGTCGAGACTGCTTCCCATTTCGGCATCGATGCCGATCGTGCCCAAAGTTTTCATGCCGACAGCGAGGGCATCCAGGTCAACTTCAATACGGTATGTGAGACGGTGACCAGCGTGAGAGCCTGCAAGGCATTTCCCAAGAACTGGAACAAGGATATCAAGCAGAATTTTGAGAAACGAAAGAAATAG
- a CDS encoding ABC transporter substrate-binding protein, which yields MYKKILIAFLFSTLLLFPGCRKEEQQTSAQAALPSLTVGMMSAVDAAPFYVALEKGYFQEAGVAVDLILFTNGQNRQTALQTGQVDGAMTDLVALITQTEGDFKLIGTLSTDGDFPLLAKPGLQEKQAISAGTMEISVTNYLVDKYLGQDHTINKVYINEIPARLEAVVSGQLDTGIFPEPFASIGQLRGLDKLFFAGIPSESLNIIAFTEKATQTKTIALKRFHIAYAKAVEAIGQDENLARDALMKYIPNLPGEICLTIKVPIYQSPRLPSTPFIQEIMDWTSSVTGMKYQFSPTAMIDSRFIEGL from the coding sequence ATGTATAAAAAGATTCTGATCGCCTTTCTCTTCTCGACCCTGTTACTGTTTCCCGGCTGTAGGAAAGAAGAACAACAAACTTCTGCACAAGCTGCCCTTCCCAGTCTGACCGTAGGCATGATGAGCGCTGTTGATGCCGCGCCCTTTTATGTAGCCCTGGAGAAAGGGTATTTTCAGGAAGCAGGCGTTGCTGTCGACCTGATACTTTTCACCAACGGCCAGAATCGCCAGACTGCCTTGCAGACCGGCCAGGTCGATGGGGCCATGACCGACCTGGTTGCCCTCATCACCCAGACAGAGGGAGATTTCAAGCTCATAGGAACGCTTTCCACCGATGGGGATTTTCCCCTTCTGGCAAAACCCGGTTTACAGGAAAAGCAGGCAATTTCGGCTGGCACGATGGAAATAAGTGTCACCAACTACCTCGTCGACAAGTACCTTGGGCAAGACCATACCATCAACAAAGTCTATATCAATGAGATACCCGCCCGCCTTGAGGCTGTAGTCTCAGGCCAACTCGATACCGGCATATTTCCTGAGCCTTTTGCCTCCATCGGGCAGCTTCGTGGGTTGGATAAGCTCTTCTTTGCTGGCATTCCTTCGGAAAGCCTGAACATCATCGCTTTCACCGAGAAAGCCACGCAAACGAAGACTATAGCACTCAAGAGATTTCATATCGCCTATGCAAAGGCGGTTGAAGCCATCGGACAGGACGAGAATCTTGCACGTGACGCCCTGATGAAATATATTCCAAACCTTCCTGGAGAAATCTGCTTGACGATCAAGGTGCCGATATACCAATCCCCCAGGCTTCCCAGCACTCCTTTCATACAGGAGATTATGGACTGGACGAGTTCGGTAACCGGTATGAAGTATCAATTCTCACCTACCGCCATGATCGATTCCCGCTTCATCGAAGGCCTGTGA
- a CDS encoding ABC transporter ATP-binding protein, which yields MLSIQDASLSYGTKLAFSHFSLEVQQGDRVSIIGKSGCGKTSLLYAIASLLPLSTGSIASPLECSLMFQQDRLLPFKRALDNVCLGLPKDMRKQAQEMLALVGLSDKAESYPKQLSGGERQRVALARCLIRNPRLLLLDEPFASLDEQTRERLQDEVKAYVQAHHITLVLVTHSIREAVFMGNRIVVMTPGGISYETENPYYALSDLRSRTEAFELERTLRCKLGGNL from the coding sequence ATGCTCAGCATTCAGGATGCCTCTCTTAGCTATGGCACCAAGCTCGCATTCTCCCACTTCTCTTTGGAAGTACAGCAAGGCGATAGGGTGAGCATCATAGGTAAGAGCGGCTGTGGCAAAACCAGTCTGCTGTATGCCATTGCATCCCTGCTTCCACTGAGCACGGGGAGCATTGCTTCCCCGCTTGAGTGTTCACTCATGTTTCAGCAGGACCGTCTGCTTCCCTTCAAGCGAGCCCTCGACAATGTGTGCCTTGGGCTGCCCAAGGACATGAGAAAGCAGGCACAAGAGATGTTGGCTCTGGTAGGACTCTCGGATAAGGCGGAAAGCTATCCCAAACAACTCAGCGGCGGGGAAAGACAGCGGGTCGCCCTTGCACGCTGTCTCATTCGCAACCCCCGCCTTCTGTTGCTCGATGAACCCTTTGCCTCCTTGGATGAACAGACCAGGGAGCGGCTGCAGGATGAAGTGAAAGCCTATGTCCAAGCTCACCACATCACGTTGGTTCTGGTTACCCACAGCATCAGGGAGGCTGTGTTCATGGGAAATAGGATTGTAGTGATGACTCCTGGCGGAATTTCCTATGAGACAGAAAATCCTTATTACGCCCTTTCAGACCTACGCAGCAGAACCGAGGCCTTTGAGTTGGAGCGGACGTTGCGTTGTAAGCTTGGAGGGAATCTATGA
- a CDS encoding ABC transporter permease, translating to MKYLRGSLVVLIGWYLLALLMHSPIIPYPHAVFVFLLSTMQTTKTYLHLLFSLYRIAMGMALALFFAIPTGMVAGRKKRLDQFISPVLYLLYPLPKIAFLPVFMVLFGIGDLSKIILIAVIVFFPAAVTIRDGVKEIPMQYLELAKAYRLTPRQVITDIVWPAILPRIFSSLRITLGISLSVLFISENYAATYGLGYYIMNNWVMAHYVGMYAGIVLLSLLGLGLYILLDALEKVVYPNEMR from the coding sequence ATGAAATACCTGCGAGGTTCATTGGTTGTTCTTATAGGGTGGTACCTGTTGGCCTTGCTGATGCACAGTCCGATCATACCCTACCCCCATGCAGTGTTTGTTTTTCTTCTTTCAACCATGCAAACTACAAAGACGTACCTGCATCTGCTTTTTTCGCTGTACAGGATTGCTATGGGGATGGCTCTTGCCCTCTTCTTCGCCATTCCCACCGGTATGGTCGCCGGCCGCAAGAAGCGCCTCGACCAGTTCATTTCGCCGGTACTGTACCTGCTCTATCCCCTTCCCAAGATTGCTTTTCTTCCGGTTTTCATGGTGCTTTTCGGTATCGGTGACCTCTCAAAAATCATCCTTATCGCAGTCATAGTATTCTTTCCTGCAGCCGTAACTATCCGCGACGGAGTGAAGGAAATCCCCATGCAGTACCTGGAGCTTGCCAAAGCGTACCGACTCACCCCAAGGCAGGTGATTACCGATATCGTGTGGCCGGCAATACTACCGAGAATATTCAGTTCCTTGCGCATTACCCTCGGCATTTCGCTGTCGGTGCTGTTCATCAGCGAAAACTATGCAGCCACCTATGGGCTGGGTTATTACATTATGAACAACTGGGTGATGGCCCACTATGTAGGCATGTACGCAGGAATTGTTCTGCTCAGTCTCCTGGGACTTGGGCTCTATATACTGCTCGATGCTTTGGAGAAGGTTGTGTATCCGAACGAGATGCGCTGA
- a CDS encoding NADPH-dependent FMN reductase — protein sequence MNVPKIGIIISSTRATRVGQQAAEYVESIAKKRTDLSFEIVDLRDFPMPFFDEVASNAYVPSTNTIAQAWQKKVASLDGFIFVTAEYNNSITAALKNALDYAYPEWNRKAAAYFSYGSAGGARAVQHLRDICVELQMAPVRQSVLIMGNDFYPIMNGQKQVKDLPNLEPQVTNMLDQLSWWATALKSARESK from the coding sequence ATGAACGTACCAAAAATTGGAATTATCATAAGCAGCACCAGAGCAACGAGAGTAGGACAGCAGGCGGCAGAGTATGTTGAGTCAATCGCAAAGAAGAGAACCGACCTCTCTTTTGAGATCGTCGACCTTCGGGACTTTCCCATGCCGTTCTTCGACGAAGTAGCTTCAAACGCTTATGTCCCTTCAACCAACACTATTGCCCAAGCATGGCAGAAAAAGGTTGCAAGTCTGGATGGCTTCATTTTCGTTACCGCTGAATATAATAACAGTATAACAGCAGCCCTGAAAAATGCACTGGACTATGCCTATCCTGAGTGGAATCGCAAGGCAGCAGCTTACTTCTCCTATGGATCAGCCGGTGGAGCACGTGCTGTACAGCACCTTAGGGACATCTGTGTTGAACTGCAGATGGCACCGGTCAGGCAGTCTGTACTGATTATGGGAAATGACTTCTATCCGATCATGAACGGTCAGAAGCAGGTAAAGGACCTTCCCAATCTCGAACCCCAGGTAACAAACATGCTCGATCAGCTTTCCTGGTGGGCAACTGCATTGAAGAGCGCCCGCGAGAGTAAGTAA
- a CDS encoding type IV toxin-antitoxin system AbiEi family antitoxin domain-containing protein codes for MKYYPELVSLGCFRITDLETITGSEAAAKSLSQAYRKKGYIQSVRKNLYVAISLESKQPVPSRFEIASHISDDAVVSYHSAFEYYGYANQVFYEVYVTSQSRFRDFEFDSINYRRVVPKIYSHIQHEPNGVRISSLERAVIESIDMFERIGGLEELLRCLLLIPALEETALLACLEEYANGFLYQKTGLILSALANSLHISNSFFKECKTHLPSGKSYLHEKSNGFIWHKNWNMYAPADVLQLVNKGVTDYDAI; via the coding sequence ATGAAGTATTATCCAGAGTTAGTATCTCTCGGATGCTTCCGAATTACAGACTTGGAAACCATTACAGGCAGTGAAGCTGCCGCAAAGTCTCTTAGCCAAGCGTATAGAAAGAAAGGATATATCCAAAGTGTCCGGAAGAATCTCTATGTTGCAATCAGCCTAGAATCGAAACAACCAGTACCAAGTCGTTTTGAAATTGCCTCCCATATCAGCGATGATGCTGTTGTTTCGTACCACAGTGCTTTTGAATATTACGGCTATGCGAATCAAGTGTTCTATGAGGTTTATGTGACAAGTCAGAGTCGGTTTCGAGATTTTGAATTTGATAGCATCAATTATCGGCGAGTTGTCCCAAAAATTTACAGCCACATACAACACGAACCAAATGGAGTCCGTATCTCGTCCCTTGAACGAGCTGTGATAGAAAGCATAGATATGTTCGAGAGAATTGGGGGATTGGAAGAACTGTTACGATGCCTCTTGCTGATTCCTGCACTGGAGGAAACAGCTCTTCTTGCTTGCTTGGAGGAGTATGCTAACGGGTTCTTGTACCAAAAAACCGGATTGATTCTTTCTGCATTAGCAAACTCACTCCATATATCCAATTCGTTTTTCAAGGAGTGCAAAACACATCTCCCATCTGGTAAATCGTACCTGCATGAAAAATCGAACGGTTTTATATGGCATAAGAATTGGAACATGTACGCACCTGCAGATGTGTTGCAGCTTGTTAATAAAGGAGTGACTGATTACGATGCAATATAA
- a CDS encoding nucleotidyl transferase AbiEii/AbiGii toxin family protein has product MQYNRMVLGRQARELGFVRDTFEKICRLADVLKWINSDSLLSELLALKGGTALNLMILELPRLSVDIDLDFTDNISRDEMLLTRKILVERIGKYMSSAGYLLGAKSKTYHALDSLVFEYQNAGSMKDNIKIEINYMLRCHILPPTKRTALLSWREEELTALSLDPIEIYASKIVAMINRAAPRDLFDVAMMIQQGLINKSQESLLRKCVMFYSAVGSEKVPEQFNLENAKLITQQRIKTDLVPVLRHGTWFDVKKSYETVVAYLQEILIPTTNELAFWSSFSRNQYKPELLFDDSTIVERLMYHPMAIWKCRDKVIGNI; this is encoded by the coding sequence ATGCAATATAATCGCATGGTACTAGGCAGACAAGCTCGAGAACTGGGCTTTGTCAGAGATACCTTTGAAAAAATATGTCGGCTGGCAGATGTATTGAAATGGATCAATTCTGACTCATTATTATCTGAGTTATTAGCTCTCAAAGGAGGAACCGCACTCAATCTGATGATCCTCGAGCTTCCTCGGCTCTCTGTTGATATAGATTTGGATTTCACTGACAATATCTCCCGTGATGAAATGTTGCTGACCCGAAAAATCCTTGTAGAACGAATTGGAAAGTACATGAGTTCTGCCGGTTACCTGCTTGGGGCCAAGTCAAAAACGTATCATGCTCTGGATTCACTTGTGTTTGAATACCAAAATGCTGGTAGCATGAAGGATAATATTAAAATCGAGATCAACTACATGCTTCGTTGCCATATTCTTCCTCCTACAAAAAGAACTGCCCTATTGTCATGGAGAGAAGAAGAGCTAACTGCACTTAGCCTCGATCCAATAGAAATATATGCTTCAAAAATTGTGGCTATGATCAATCGTGCCGCACCAAGAGATCTGTTTGATGTAGCTATGATGATACAGCAGGGCCTTATCAATAAATCTCAAGAATCATTATTAAGAAAATGTGTGATGTTCTATAGCGCAGTTGGGTCTGAGAAGGTACCGGAACAATTCAATTTAGAGAATGCCAAATTAATAACTCAACAACGAATCAAGACTGATCTCGTACCAGTTCTACGTCATGGTACATGGTTTGATGTCAAAAAATCCTATGAAACGGTTGTTGCATATTTGCAGGAAATTCTTATACCGACAACTAATGAGCTGGCTTTTTGGTCATCCTTCTCTCGAAACCAATATAAGCCTGAGTTATTGTTTGATGATTCAACTATCGTAGAACGACTTATGTATCACCCTATGGCAATCTGGAAATGCAGGGATAAAGTAATCGGGAATATATAA